The Anoxybacillus flavithermus genome has a segment encoding these proteins:
- a CDS encoding flagellar export protein FliJ, with translation MTPFQLTKILNLKEHEKQKALHEYEEARYRFEEVAEKLYHFLKQKEDYEEQHKQQLQSGVAIQHIRSFQQFMNNLQRIIDHYQHLVMQARQQMELKQLKLVELNVEVKKYEKIKEKHDEMIAQQMRMAEQKQMDDISIQQYCYRETR, from the coding sequence ATGACACCATTTCAATTAACGAAAATTTTAAACTTAAAAGAGCATGAAAAACAAAAAGCGCTACACGAATATGAAGAAGCACGCTATCGATTTGAAGAAGTGGCAGAAAAATTATACCACTTTTTAAAACAAAAAGAAGACTACGAGGAACAACATAAACAACAATTACAATCAGGGGTGGCTATTCAACATATTCGTTCGTTTCAACAATTTATGAACAATTTGCAACGCATCATCGACCATTACCAGCATCTTGTCATGCAAGCGCGTCAACAAATGGAGTTGAAACAACTAAAGTTAGTTGAATTGAATGTGGAAGTGAAAAAATACGAAAAAATAAAAGAAAAGCATGATGAAATGATCGCGCAACAAATGCGAATGGCAGAACAAAAGCAAATGGATGATATTTCAATTCAACAATATTGTTATCGAGAAACAAGGTGA
- a CDS encoding flagellum-specific ATP synthase FliI, with the protein MNWQALINEIELLDPYKRFGKVTRVIGLMIEAKGPESSIGDVCYIHIGHKKKKKIQAEVVGFRDEYVLLMPYATVQDIAPGCIVEATGGPLEMKVGSALVGRVIDALGAPLDDQPFPKGLTAVPIDRQPPNPMTRPPISEPIEVGVKMIDSLLTVGKGQRVGIFAGSGVGKSTLMGMIARNTNADLNVIALIGERGREVREFIERDLGPEGLKRSIVIVATSDQPALMRIKGAYTATAIAEYFRDQGLNVMFMMDSVTRVAMAQREVGLAVGEPPTTKGYTPSVFAILPKLLERTGTNEHGTITAFYTVLVDGDDMNEPIADTVRGILDGHFVLERQLANKGQYPAINVLKSVSRVMNYIVTPEHRKVAEKLRELLATYVQSEDLIQIGAYKRGSSREIDEAIRYYPKIISFLKQDVHECYTINESVQQLFQLIEQG; encoded by the coding sequence ATGAACTGGCAAGCACTCATCAATGAAATTGAGTTGCTCGACCCATATAAACGATTTGGCAAAGTCACACGCGTGATCGGTTTAATGATCGAAGCAAAAGGCCCGGAAAGTTCAATTGGCGATGTGTGCTACATTCATATCGGCCACAAAAAAAAGAAAAAAATTCAAGCGGAAGTCGTCGGCTTTCGTGATGAATATGTACTTTTAATGCCGTATGCAACCGTTCAAGATATCGCCCCGGGTTGCATTGTAGAAGCAACGGGGGGTCCGCTTGAAATGAAAGTCGGTTCAGCGCTCGTTGGGCGTGTTATTGACGCATTAGGCGCCCCGCTTGACGATCAACCGTTTCCGAAAGGATTGACGGCTGTTCCAATCGATCGCCAACCGCCCAATCCGATGACGCGTCCTCCGATTTCTGAGCCGATTGAAGTCGGGGTGAAAATGATTGACAGCTTATTGACGGTTGGCAAAGGACAACGCGTCGGCATTTTTGCCGGTTCTGGCGTCGGGAAAAGTACGTTAATGGGGATGATTGCTCGCAATACAAATGCAGATTTAAACGTGATCGCACTTATCGGTGAACGCGGACGCGAAGTGAGGGAGTTTATTGAACGCGATCTCGGTCCAGAAGGATTAAAACGTTCGATTGTCATTGTTGCGACGTCCGATCAACCAGCGCTCATGCGCATTAAAGGGGCGTATACAGCGACAGCGATTGCCGAATATTTTCGCGACCAAGGACTAAACGTCATGTTTATGATGGATTCCGTCACGCGCGTGGCGATGGCGCAACGTGAAGTTGGATTAGCTGTCGGCGAGCCACCGACAACGAAAGGATATACGCCGTCCGTTTTTGCCATTTTGCCAAAACTACTTGAACGGACAGGAACGAATGAACATGGAACGATTACTGCTTTTTATACGGTGCTCGTTGACGGCGATGATATGAATGAGCCGATTGCTGATACGGTTCGAGGGATTTTAGATGGCCACTTTGTATTAGAACGTCAACTAGCCAATAAAGGTCAATATCCAGCGATTAACGTATTAAAAAGTGTAAGTCGCGTCATGAACTACATTGTGACGCCAGAGCATCGAAAAGTGGCAGAAAAATTGCGTGAGTTGTTAGCCACATATGTGCAGTCCGAAGATTTAATTCAAATCGGTGCGTATAAACGAGGATCGTCGCGAGAAATTGACGAAGCGATCCGTTATTATCCGAAAATTATTTCATTTTTAAAACAAGATGTTCATGAGTGTTACACAATAAACGAAAGTGTTCAACAGTTGTTTCAACTTATTGAACAAGGGTGA
- a CDS encoding flagellar assembly protein FliH, with the protein MILLSKVIKAPFARTCTEQQAVIQVRKVWSDVQQEEHEQPAETMMQHAQMLIEQAEQQAAHIRQEADMYYASVQQQIAEERKRWEEERSEWINEARQEGYAIGLEQGREEGLQQYMEAIREAKKIAQSANEQFYHMLQSADETILLVACKVAERIIGERLAENKEHFLGLVKQVIQEVREHEEVKMYVHPLYYDVVVRQKDELKALFSHEVHLFIYPDETLDETSCIVETPFGRIDASVDTQLEQLKLQLLERIEGANE; encoded by the coding sequence GTGAGAAAAGTGTGGTCTGACGTGCAACAAGAAGAACACGAACAACCTGCCGAAACGATGATGCAACATGCACAAATGTTAATCGAGCAAGCGGAGCAACAAGCCGCACACATTCGTCAAGAAGCGGACATGTATTATGCATCTGTCCAACAACAAATTGCGGAAGAACGAAAGCGATGGGAAGAAGAACGAAGCGAATGGATAAACGAAGCGCGTCAAGAAGGATATGCGATCGGTTTGGAACAAGGGCGCGAAGAAGGATTGCAACAGTACATGGAGGCAATTCGTGAAGCGAAGAAGATTGCACAATCCGCCAATGAGCAGTTTTATCATATGTTGCAGTCGGCCGATGAAACGATTTTACTTGTTGCATGCAAAGTAGCGGAACGAATTATCGGTGAGCGTCTTGCTGAAAATAAAGAACATTTTCTTGGCCTTGTGAAACAAGTCATTCAAGAAGTTCGTGAACATGAAGAAGTAAAAATGTACGTGCATCCATTGTACTATGATGTCGTCGTTCGGCAAAAAGACGAGTTAAAAGCGTTGTTTAGTCATGAGGTTCATTTGTTTATTTATCCAGATGAAACGCTAGACGAAACGAGTTGTATTGTTGAAACGCCGTTCGGACGTATTGATGCAAGCGTTGACACGCAACTCGAGCAATTGAAACTACAATTGCTTGAGCGAATTGAGGGGGCGAATGAATGA